One Rosa chinensis cultivar Old Blush chromosome 3, RchiOBHm-V2, whole genome shotgun sequence DNA window includes the following coding sequences:
- the LOC121048806 gene encoding uncharacterized protein LOC121048806 isoform X5, translated as MSFRSMLKVSFLMLLAMTLAATSAHARLDLFGQLLTSKNQPDPNYECQKIPFLLCGRICDSCTCDRRAPELAECTCSQWKPFAALQKSDEAHVQVIEKEKSAIQVQSSGTIPYAECIKTCDKCFCTLRWPPESNVCFCGDNKKSKKPVALVQEAKMSSSNVKSEIMPYSECQKNCKHVCACTLIWPPELSTCICGDYIKSSANEAAEELHKELDLVSKPVAKSVGGFIPYPECIEKCDECVICTKPYPIELALCYCGKKTDSDSKKPAIEYAEKLLTELAVAKPVAKSVGGFIPYPECIEKCDECVICTKNWPMEKVLCYCGKKTDSDSKKPTIEYAEKLLTELAVAKPVAKSVGGFIPYPECIEKCDECTICTLIYPIEKALCYCGKKTEAEGRALPI; from the exons ATGAGTTTCAGAAGTATGTTGAAAGTGAGTTTCTTAATGTTGCTTGCCATGACTTTGGCAGCAACTAGTGCTCATGCTCGCTTAGACCTATTTGGCCAGCTCCTTACCTCCAAGAACCAACCAGACCCTAATTATG AATGCCAGAAAATTCCATTTCTACTGTGTGGCCGTATATGTGACTCATGCACCTGCGATAGGCGTGCGCCAGAGCTTGCAGAGTGCACTTGTTCACAGTGGAAACCATTTGCAGCACTCCAAAAATCTG ACGAAGCACATGTGCAGgtgatagaaaaagaaaaatctgctATTCAAGTTCAGTCTTCAGGCACCATTCCATATGCAGAATGCATAAAAACTTGCGATAAATGTTTTTGTACACTAAGGTGGCCCCCTGAGAGCAATGTGTGCTTTTGCGGAGAcaacaagaagtccaagaaGCCAGTTGCTTTAGTCCAAGAAGCGAAAATGAGTAGCAGCAACGTGAAATCAGAGATAATGCCATATTCAGAATGCCAGAAAAACTGCAAGCATGTATGCGCTTGTACACTAATTTGGCCACCTGAACTATCAACGTGCATTTGTGGTGACTACATCAAATCATCAGCCAATGAAGCGGCCG AAGAATTGCATAAAGAATTggacttggtctccaagccagTTGCAAAATCAGTGGGAGGCTTTATTCCATATCCGGAATGCATTGAAAAATGTGACGAGTGCGTAATTTGCACTAAGCCTTATCCAATTGAGCTTGCATTATGCTATTGTGGTAAAAAGACTGATTCTGACTCCAAGAAACCAGCAATCGAATATGCGG AAAAATTACTCACAGAATTGGCCGTGGCCAAACCAGTTGCAAAATCAGTGGGAGGCTTTATTCCATATCCGGAATGCATCGAAAAATGTGACGAGTGTGTAATTTGTACAAAAAATTGGCCAATGGAGAAAGTATTGTGCTATTGTGGTAAAAAGACTGATTCCGACTCCAAGAAGCCAACAATCGAATATGCAG AAAAATTACTCACAGAATTGGCCGTGGCCAAACCAGTTGCAAAATCAGTGGGAGGCTTTATTCCATATCCGGAATGCATAGAGAAATGTGATGAGTGTACAATTTGTACATTGATTTATCCAATTGAGAAAGCATTGTGCTATTGCGGTAAGAAGACCGAAGCTGAAGGCAGAGCCCTCCCCATCTAG
- the LOC121048806 gene encoding uncharacterized protein LOC121048806 isoform X3 yields MSFRSMLKVSFLMLLAMTLAATSAHARLDLFGQLLTSKNQPDPNYECQKIPFLLCGRICDSCTCDRRAPELAECTCSQWKPFAALQKSDEAHVQVIEKEKSAIQVQSSGTIPYAECIKTCDKCFCTLRWPPESNVCFCGDNKKSKKPVALVQEAKMSSSNVKSEIMPYSECQKNCKHVCACTLIWPPELSTCICGDYIKSSANEAAELHKELDLVSKPVAKSVGGFIPYPECIEKCDECVICTKPYPIELALCYCGKKTDSDSKKPAIEYAEKLLTELAVAKPVAKSVGGFIPYPECIEKCDECVICTKNWPMEKVLCYCGKKTDSDSKKPTIEYAEKVLTELDIAKPVAKSVGGFIPYPECIEKCDECVICTFIYPIEAALCYCGKKTASNSKKPAIEYAEKLLTELAVAKPVAKSVGGFIPYPECIEKCDECTICTLIYPIEKALCYCGKKTEAEGRALPI; encoded by the exons ATGAGTTTCAGAAGTATGTTGAAAGTGAGTTTCTTAATGTTGCTTGCCATGACTTTGGCAGCAACTAGTGCTCATGCTCGCTTAGACCTATTTGGCCAGCTCCTTACCTCCAAGAACCAACCAGACCCTAATTATG AATGCCAGAAAATTCCATTTCTACTGTGTGGCCGTATATGTGACTCATGCACCTGCGATAGGCGTGCGCCAGAGCTTGCAGAGTGCACTTGTTCACAGTGGAAACCATTTGCAGCACTCCAAAAATCTG ACGAAGCACATGTGCAGgtgatagaaaaagaaaaatctgctATTCAAGTTCAGTCTTCAGGCACCATTCCATATGCAGAATGCATAAAAACTTGCGATAAATGTTTTTGTACACTAAGGTGGCCCCCTGAGAGCAATGTGTGCTTTTGCGGAGAcaacaagaagtccaagaaGCCAGTTGCTTTAGTCCAAGAAGCGAAAATGAGTAGCAGCAACGTGAAATCAGAGATAATGCCATATTCAGAATGCCAGAAAAACTGCAAGCATGTATGCGCTTGTACACTAATTTGGCCACCTGAACTATCAACGTGCATTTGTGGTGACTACATCAAATCATCAGCCAATGAAGCGGCCG AATTGCATAAAGAATTggacttggtctccaagccagTTGCAAAATCAGTGGGAGGCTTTATTCCATATCCGGAATGCATTGAAAAATGTGACGAGTGCGTAATTTGCACTAAGCCTTATCCAATTGAGCTTGCATTATGCTATTGTGGTAAAAAGACTGATTCTGACTCCAAGAAACCAGCAATCGAATATGCGG AAAAATTACTCACAGAATTGGCCGTGGCCAAACCAGTTGCAAAATCAGTGGGAGGCTTTATTCCATATCCGGAATGCATCGAAAAATGTGACGAGTGTGTAATTTGTACAAAAAATTGGCCAATGGAGAAAGTATTGTGCTATTGTGGTAAAAAGACTGATTCCGACTCCAAGAAGCCAACAATCGAATATGCAG AAAAAGTACTTACAGAATTGGACATAGCCAAACCAGTTGCAAAATCAGTGGGAGGCTTTATTCCATATCCGGAATGCATTGAAAAATGTGATGAGTGTGTGATTTGCACTTTTATTTATCCAATCGAGGCTGCACTATGCTATTGTGGTAAAAAGACTGCTTCCAACTCCAAGAAACCAGCAATCGAATATGCGG AAAAATTACTCACAGAATTGGCCGTGGCCAAACCAGTTGCAAAATCAGTGGGAGGCTTTATTCCATATCCGGAATGCATAGAGAAATGTGATGAGTGTACAATTTGTACATTGATTTATCCAATTGAGAAAGCATTGTGCTATTGCGGTAAGAAGACCGAAGCTGAAGGCAGAGCCCTCCCCATCTAG
- the LOC121048806 gene encoding uncharacterized protein LOC121048806 isoform X1, whose translation MSFRSMLKVSFLMLLAMTLAATSAHARLDLFGQLLTSKNQPDPNYECQKIPFLLCGRICDSCTCDRRAPELAECTCSQWKPFAALQKSDEAHVQVIEKEKSAIQVQSSGTIPYAECIKTCDKCFCTLRWPPESNVCFCGDNKKSKKPVALVQEAKMSSSNVKSEIMPYSECQKNCKHVCACTLIWPPELSTCICGDYIKSSANEAAEELHKELDLVSKPVAKSVGGFIPYPECIEKCDECVICTKPYPIELALCYCGKKTDSDSKKPAIEYAEKLLTELAVAKPVAKSVGGFIPYPECIEKCDECVICTKNWPMEKVLCYCGKKTDSDSKKPTIEYAEKVLTELDIAKPVAKSVGGFIPYPECIEKCDECVICTFIYPIEAALCYCGKKTASNSKKPAIEYAEKLLTELAVAKPVAKSVGGFIPYPECIEKCDECTICTLIYPIEKALCYCGKKTEAEGRALPI comes from the exons ATGAGTTTCAGAAGTATGTTGAAAGTGAGTTTCTTAATGTTGCTTGCCATGACTTTGGCAGCAACTAGTGCTCATGCTCGCTTAGACCTATTTGGCCAGCTCCTTACCTCCAAGAACCAACCAGACCCTAATTATG AATGCCAGAAAATTCCATTTCTACTGTGTGGCCGTATATGTGACTCATGCACCTGCGATAGGCGTGCGCCAGAGCTTGCAGAGTGCACTTGTTCACAGTGGAAACCATTTGCAGCACTCCAAAAATCTG ACGAAGCACATGTGCAGgtgatagaaaaagaaaaatctgctATTCAAGTTCAGTCTTCAGGCACCATTCCATATGCAGAATGCATAAAAACTTGCGATAAATGTTTTTGTACACTAAGGTGGCCCCCTGAGAGCAATGTGTGCTTTTGCGGAGAcaacaagaagtccaagaaGCCAGTTGCTTTAGTCCAAGAAGCGAAAATGAGTAGCAGCAACGTGAAATCAGAGATAATGCCATATTCAGAATGCCAGAAAAACTGCAAGCATGTATGCGCTTGTACACTAATTTGGCCACCTGAACTATCAACGTGCATTTGTGGTGACTACATCAAATCATCAGCCAATGAAGCGGCCG AAGAATTGCATAAAGAATTggacttggtctccaagccagTTGCAAAATCAGTGGGAGGCTTTATTCCATATCCGGAATGCATTGAAAAATGTGACGAGTGCGTAATTTGCACTAAGCCTTATCCAATTGAGCTTGCATTATGCTATTGTGGTAAAAAGACTGATTCTGACTCCAAGAAACCAGCAATCGAATATGCGG AAAAATTACTCACAGAATTGGCCGTGGCCAAACCAGTTGCAAAATCAGTGGGAGGCTTTATTCCATATCCGGAATGCATCGAAAAATGTGACGAGTGTGTAATTTGTACAAAAAATTGGCCAATGGAGAAAGTATTGTGCTATTGTGGTAAAAAGACTGATTCCGACTCCAAGAAGCCAACAATCGAATATGCAG AAAAAGTACTTACAGAATTGGACATAGCCAAACCAGTTGCAAAATCAGTGGGAGGCTTTATTCCATATCCGGAATGCATTGAAAAATGTGATGAGTGTGTGATTTGCACTTTTATTTATCCAATCGAGGCTGCACTATGCTATTGTGGTAAAAAGACTGCTTCCAACTCCAAGAAACCAGCAATCGAATATGCGG AAAAATTACTCACAGAATTGGCCGTGGCCAAACCAGTTGCAAAATCAGTGGGAGGCTTTATTCCATATCCGGAATGCATAGAGAAATGTGATGAGTGTACAATTTGTACATTGATTTATCCAATTGAGAAAGCATTGTGCTATTGCGGTAAGAAGACCGAAGCTGAAGGCAGAGCCCTCCCCATCTAG
- the LOC121048806 gene encoding uncharacterized protein LOC121048806 isoform X4 — MSFRSMLKVSFLMLLAMTLAATSAHARLDLFGQLLTSKNQPDPNYECQKIPFLLCGRICDSCTCDRRAPELAECTCSQWKPFAALQKSDEAHVQVIEKEKSAIQVQSSGTIPYAECIKTCDKCFCTLRWPPESNVCFCGDNKKSKKPVALVQEAKMSSSNVKSEIMPYSECQKNCKHVCACTLIWPPELSTCICGDYIKSSANEAAEELHKELDLVSKPVAKSVGGFIPYPECIEKCDECVICTKPYPIELALCYCGKKTDSDSKKPAIEYAEKVLTELDIAKPVAKSVGGFIPYPECIEKCDECVICTFIYPIEAALCYCGKKTASNSKKPAIEYAEKLLTELAVAKPVAKSVGGFIPYPECIEKCDECTICTLIYPIEKALCYCGKKTEAEGRALPI; from the exons ATGAGTTTCAGAAGTATGTTGAAAGTGAGTTTCTTAATGTTGCTTGCCATGACTTTGGCAGCAACTAGTGCTCATGCTCGCTTAGACCTATTTGGCCAGCTCCTTACCTCCAAGAACCAACCAGACCCTAATTATG AATGCCAGAAAATTCCATTTCTACTGTGTGGCCGTATATGTGACTCATGCACCTGCGATAGGCGTGCGCCAGAGCTTGCAGAGTGCACTTGTTCACAGTGGAAACCATTTGCAGCACTCCAAAAATCTG ACGAAGCACATGTGCAGgtgatagaaaaagaaaaatctgctATTCAAGTTCAGTCTTCAGGCACCATTCCATATGCAGAATGCATAAAAACTTGCGATAAATGTTTTTGTACACTAAGGTGGCCCCCTGAGAGCAATGTGTGCTTTTGCGGAGAcaacaagaagtccaagaaGCCAGTTGCTTTAGTCCAAGAAGCGAAAATGAGTAGCAGCAACGTGAAATCAGAGATAATGCCATATTCAGAATGCCAGAAAAACTGCAAGCATGTATGCGCTTGTACACTAATTTGGCCACCTGAACTATCAACGTGCATTTGTGGTGACTACATCAAATCATCAGCCAATGAAGCGGCCG AAGAATTGCATAAAGAATTggacttggtctccaagccagTTGCAAAATCAGTGGGAGGCTTTATTCCATATCCGGAATGCATTGAAAAATGTGACGAGTGCGTAATTTGCACTAAGCCTTATCCAATTGAGCTTGCATTATGCTATTGTGGTAAAAAGACTGATTCTGACTCCAAGAAACCAGCAATCGAATATGCGG AAAAAGTACTTACAGAATTGGACATAGCCAAACCAGTTGCAAAATCAGTGGGAGGCTTTATTCCATATCCGGAATGCATTGAAAAATGTGATGAGTGTGTGATTTGCACTTTTATTTATCCAATCGAGGCTGCACTATGCTATTGTGGTAAAAAGACTGCTTCCAACTCCAAGAAACCAGCAATCGAATATGCGG AAAAATTACTCACAGAATTGGCCGTGGCCAAACCAGTTGCAAAATCAGTGGGAGGCTTTATTCCATATCCGGAATGCATAGAGAAATGTGATGAGTGTACAATTTGTACATTGATTTATCCAATTGAGAAAGCATTGTGCTATTGCGGTAAGAAGACCGAAGCTGAAGGCAGAGCCCTCCCCATCTAG
- the LOC112195245 gene encoding mechanosensitive ion channel protein 8 gives MERFGGLSLRPGYAFYARASSLPSRYSQWLSRIWFEAVEFAYSKDLVSGLFWLGGDFVQEFPRKRFIRVLREMNLWKLILWKWEVLILVSICGRLVSGWLRIMVFFVERNSSCEGTVIFCLWDQEGCLELYLAWPYLMGWHFGLIKKGEKETNGRIQTKKKNTLY, from the exons ATGGAAAGGTTTGGTGGTTTGAGTCTTAGACCTGGTTATGCTTTCTATGCTCGTGcctcttctcttccttctcGGTATTCACAATGGCTTTCAAG GATATGGTTCGAAGCAGTCGAATTCGCCTACAGTAAGGACTTAGTTTCTGGTTTGTTTTGGTTAGGTGGAGATTTTGTGCAAGAATTTCCCAGAAAACGTTTTATAAGAGTTTTGAGAGAGATGAATCTGTGGAAATTGATACTGTGGAAATGGGAGGTGCTAATTTTGGTTTCGATTTGTGGGAGGCTAGTTTCGGGTTGGCTTAGGATTATGGTGTTCTTTGTGGAGAGGAACTCATCCTGCGAAGGGACTGTTATATTTTGTTTATGGGATCAGGAAGGCTGTTTAGAACTATATTTGGCTTGGCCTTATTTGATGGGTTGGCATTTCGGGTTGATCAAGAAGGGTGAGAAGGAAACAAATGGTAGAATccaaacgaagaagaagaacactTTGTATTGA